A genomic region of Enterococcus sp. 12C11_DIV0727 contains the following coding sequences:
- a CDS encoding metal-dependent transcriptional regulator, translated as MTPNREDYLKLIFELGGDENKINNKQIVAGLDVSAASVSEMISKLVKEKLVEHSPYQGVQLTESGLKKASTLIRKHRLWEVFLVEHLNYSWNEVHDEAEVLEHVTSQTLANRLSTYLNQPKFCPHGGVIPRDDQPVHEEKRQTLIDYPVGTTIRIARVLDEKELLDYLVSIDLQIHEEYTINDIAAYEGPISISNETKKLSISYKAASTIFVDKL; from the coding sequence ATGACCCCAAATCGCGAAGACTACCTAAAATTGATTTTTGAATTAGGTGGCGATGAAAATAAAATCAACAATAAACAAATTGTCGCGGGCTTAGATGTTTCAGCAGCTTCTGTCAGCGAAATGATTTCAAAATTAGTAAAAGAAAAATTGGTCGAACATTCACCCTATCAAGGTGTTCAATTAACCGAGTCAGGCTTAAAAAAAGCCAGTACACTGATTCGCAAACACCGCTTATGGGAAGTCTTTTTGGTTGAGCATTTAAACTATTCCTGGAATGAAGTTCATGATGAGGCAGAAGTCTTAGAGCATGTTACCTCTCAAACTTTGGCAAACCGTTTATCTACTTACTTGAATCAACCGAAATTTTGTCCTCATGGCGGTGTCATCCCCAGAGATGATCAACCTGTTCACGAAGAAAAACGTCAAACATTAATAGACTATCCTGTTGGGACTACAATTCGTATCGCTCGCGTTTTAGATGAGAAAGAATTATTGGATTATCTTGTTTCGATCGATCTGCAAATTCATGAAGAATACACGATCAATGATATTGCAGCTTACGAAGGTCCGATCAGTATAAGTAATGAAACAAAGAAATTATCGATAAGTTATAAAGCAGCAAGCACTATTTTTGTGGATAAATTATAA
- the glpK gene encoding glycerol kinase GlpK, which produces MKQNQYILSIDQGTTSSRAIIFNHDGQEVAKAQKEFTQYFPNPGWVEHDANEIWNSVQSVIADVLIEAKLKPAQINAIGITNQRETTVVWDKQTGEPIYRAIVWQSKQTNELADELKENGHQEFIQKRTGLIIDSYFSATKVKWLLENVKDAKVKAQAGQLLFGTIDTWLLWKLTGGKVHKTDYTNASRTMLFNIHSLDWDQDILDILGIPRMMLPQVCSNAEIYGYTEDYHFYGENIPIAAMAGDQQAALFGQAAFEKGMVKNTYGTGAFIVMNTGEQAILSDNGLLTTIGYGIDGKVNYALEGSIFVAGSAVQWLRDGLKLIEKAEESEALANQVTDLDGVYVVPAFTGLGAPFWDQKSRGAVFGLTRGTTKEHLIRATLESIAYQTADVIKTMENDSKITIKRLRADGGASKNDLLMQFQADIIDKPVEAADFSETTALGVAYLAGLAVGFWQDLAEIKAFAHHGKRFEAQINDAKRTELYDGWKRAVQATMAFKPTE; this is translated from the coding sequence ATGAAACAAAACCAATACATTTTATCGATAGATCAAGGAACAACGAGCTCAAGAGCAATCATCTTCAATCATGATGGACAGGAAGTTGCCAAAGCCCAAAAGGAGTTTACTCAGTATTTTCCAAATCCTGGTTGGGTCGAGCATGATGCTAATGAAATTTGGAATTCAGTTCAGTCTGTGATTGCAGATGTACTGATCGAAGCAAAGTTAAAACCTGCTCAGATCAATGCAATTGGAATCACCAATCAACGTGAAACAACGGTTGTTTGGGATAAACAGACAGGCGAACCGATTTACCGGGCCATTGTTTGGCAATCTAAGCAAACAAATGAATTAGCGGATGAACTGAAAGAAAATGGTCATCAAGAGTTTATTCAAAAACGAACAGGCTTGATCATCGATTCTTATTTTTCTGCAACTAAAGTAAAATGGCTACTAGAGAATGTCAAAGATGCCAAAGTAAAAGCACAAGCTGGACAACTATTATTTGGTACGATCGATACCTGGTTATTGTGGAAACTGACAGGTGGGAAAGTGCATAAGACAGATTACACGAATGCTAGTCGAACGATGCTATTTAATATTCATTCATTAGATTGGGATCAGGATATCTTGGATATTCTGGGTATTCCAAGAATGATGTTGCCGCAAGTGTGTTCAAATGCAGAAATCTATGGTTATACAGAAGACTATCATTTTTATGGAGAAAATATCCCGATTGCTGCAATGGCTGGTGATCAGCAGGCGGCGCTCTTTGGTCAGGCGGCTTTTGAAAAAGGAATGGTTAAAAATACGTATGGCACAGGCGCATTTATTGTGATGAACACAGGGGAGCAGGCAATTTTATCTGACAATGGTTTATTGACTACGATCGGTTATGGAATAGATGGCAAGGTCAATTATGCTTTAGAAGGAAGTATTTTTGTGGCAGGCTCTGCTGTTCAGTGGTTACGTGATGGATTGAAATTGATTGAAAAGGCTGAGGAGTCAGAAGCCTTGGCAAATCAAGTCACAGATTTGGATGGCGTGTATGTTGTACCAGCCTTTACGGGGTTGGGAGCGCCTTTTTGGGACCAGAAATCCAGAGGAGCAGTTTTCGGTTTAACAAGAGGAACAACAAAAGAACACCTGATTCGTGCAACATTGGAGTCGATAGCCTATCAAACCGCTGATGTGATCAAAACAATGGAAAATGATTCTAAGATTACAATTAAGCGATTAAGAGCGGATGGTGGAGCTTCAAAAAATGATTTACTGATGCAGTTTCAAGCAGATATCATTGACAAACCAGTAGAAGCGGCTGATTTTTCTGAAACTACAGCTTTAGGTGTTGCTTATCTAGCTGGTTTAGCCGTCGGTTTTTGGCAAGATTTAGCTGAAATTAAAGCATTTGCTCATCATGGCAAACGATTTGAAGCACAAATCAATGATGCTAAGAGAACGGAACTGTATGATGGCT